The genome window taagcatCAGAACACCAAAGCTgtttctgacaaacctggcatttgccaTCGCCTTCATCCCTGTTGTCagtccccccctcccgttttcccaagaagtagtgaaaggtcgattccccatggacAATTTGtcgtgtgatactcatgcgaaaaaATATggtttcagaggcgtagctgggccaaactgtgcccggtacgcattctatattttccacatacacccccatagcacccccccttcccacacttaccttagttcttttcctttttctataactttttcaggctgcaaaaggcctgttctcagtaaaaacggcctgatgggaactatacttcccaggagaccttgtgagccccaaggtctcctgggaactgtaatttctcaggccatttttactgcaaacaggccttttgcagcctgaaaatgttctgaacaaggaaaggaactaaggtaagtgtgggaaagggggtggggtgggcgctgcgggaggggcctgggggcgattttccacgccCCTAGGCGTGCACCCGGggcatggcgcaccccccgtcccctgggagctcCGCCACTGCATGGTTTAAGTAAGAGCTCCCCACCACTTAagtgccgaacacagattcattttGGTTCTGGCACgcgctctcccccccccgcccatcccacgttttttcagaacctgcattgaagtgcacctttttcccaATCACAGTCTGAAGTCGGATtggtggggagaaacgggacagaCACTGCTTATTGTTCCCACCCTTCGAtatttccagccaatcagagggcagtgggctgtgtgcagagCGCACgcagcctatttatttatttatttagtattcagatttatatactgccctatcccttgagggctctgggcagtgtacaacacaaggATTTCCCCACAAAATATAGCCAAACCCAAAAAACAGGTGGAGCAAATAAAGCAAGTGAATAGATTACAAATAAATAGCACAGGCTCCACGAACTATAGCTATAAAAACATAagatccattaaaacagcaattactaCAATATTACAATTAATACAGTCTGTGCACTGAGTGTGGCTATGAAGGAGCGTAAATATGAAACTACTGTACAATGATTTTTGATAAATTATTTATGCGTGGCTACGTTCAAATGTAAAAACGAGAAGAAGaacaacatgaattttcaatcaggggcggagTAGCATTCCTggtccagcacaatagccaatcagaaggcggggaaattctgcctacgcatctaTGTGGCAACGTAgttgtgcaaaaaaatttttttaaaaaaagttctcgcCCTAACCCAacagaacagccaatcaggagaaggaagaacagacccgtcgagcagatcgcgtgtttgtggggagtgttacatcaTTTGAAACCACgatagacattgaggtcttcactagacacacgctgcaatggggagggagaaactgtgatgaaaatTTCTTTTGGAAATGGGATGTATccagcttaatttctcagtgggaattTGACTAAAGATAGTCAAGGGCGGTGATAGATAGCaatagaaagccacctggcttcctgcccccatgagataatggaaaTCATACTGTTTCTTATGGGACCAGGGTGTCGGGGAAGCCCAATTATCTACAAAGcgtatgaagccataaagtaaaaatcaaggaaagaatgccccggatggcagtggttacatatagcagactggttacatatatgttgtagcagcattgatttgtagttgCAAGCAATTACATcaagttaggaatgcatctcaaccacCTAGATACAATTCCTCTGAACTTTCCAAATGAGTCACTAAATGGGAGGGAGGCATAAAATGAGACAGGTTGGTAGACTGATTCTTTCTGTATGGGCAATAGAGAGTGACAGTCCCTTCAAGGTGGACTGGGACCTTTACATGAGGTTTACATGAGCAGCCTGAACTGTGATCAGCACGTGGATTGTCCATCTATAAGCTACTTTGCTGTGTGTCTTGTCCGGTGACAACCCTGAAAGTGTATGTCTCACCCAAGGTCCCCCAATGCATTTCATGGCTGAAACATGATCTCCTAGTTTACAGCttttacagtacaattctaaacagagttacactgttTTAAGCTCATGAACATAGAAGAGAATAACTCTGCTTAGGCCAGCATTGTTAGTTACTGCTGAGACTAACGCAACATGAATTCTTTCTTCACACCCAGCAAGCTATTTTTGCTCTGGATGGATGCATAGATTGCAGCTGAAATTCTAGCAAAGTATAATCTTGTTTTCATGGAATTGTAGTTGGAGGGACTAAATAACCACATTGCTccctttttaagtatttgaaggagggcagagagctgcTCTTTTTGGCAACAGAGGATGgaactcgcaataatgggtttaaatgttGGGCaaaaaggttccaactggatattttttgggggggaaattacgctaagagttgtgcaacaatgGAATTGACTGCGTAGGAAACCTCTCATCGGCAGTCTTCAagtagcagctggacaaacatttctttggaatggcctaggccagtggtggcgaacctatggcgcgggtgccagaggtggcactcagagccctctctgtgagcgcagagttcgtcatgtgataatagtgcaattatttcagggagattattagcactaaacctaagacctagttttggggaagcagtgtaggtaaccctgttaagtgctgttaaaccctactgattttcatgggaagaactaaaacgtgatcctttacctgggagtaagctcggttgctggcaatgaggcttgcttctgagtaaaccctcctagggtcgtgattcacccgttggaagagttgcacagttgcttcaaagcaaagccactgactaccaccaagcttactcctgagtaacgcatgcctcggagccaaatgttttttctatactaaaacctcagtattcaggttaagttgccatgttggcactttgtgataaataagtgggttttggattgcagattgggcattcggtctcgaaaaggtttgccatcactggcctggGCTGATCCTGTGTTGAGacgggggttggactagatggcttgtatggccccttccaactctatgattttatgttcCAGAGGCCATCAAAAAGCTCTATCCaagtccaccccacccccatcctctgCCTGTGCTGCACATTGTCAAGGGCAATAACGTCTCATGATCAAATTGACCTCCCATTTCCTTTGAGAATTCAAAATTGCCAGTATTTTGGCAAGACTTCCTGGTATTTGCAACGTGCGAAGGTTTCTGTTTTAAAATCCAAGATTTGATTTCCACTCTGTTAAATTGCAAGGACCACGGTTTCCTTCAGTAATTTGCATTAGATTCAAGCTGATAACAAATTCAAGGCTTTACTTCAAATTCCGAGCCTACATTCCAGTGCAGCAGAATTGCTGTTTGTCCGGTGTATCAATGCGTAGTGTTTCTCCTGTAGGTTAGGCTTTGCTTGTGCAGGAACGAGGAGCATTCCCTTACAAGGGAAAAGATTTCAGCTGTTCCTGTAGTTTCTTTGGGCTTCCAGGAGTACAagggataatttatttattttatttttattaaacttgtataccgcccttccccgaagggttcagggcggtgtccatcaattatataaaaacagttaaaatccatttcacattcatcccagttaaaaacatatataaattattaaaattcagatggcgattgaaattgtttccccttccccattcttgcacccacggaggccagatatttgtcacagaagtgtggtgttatcccggctggccaaatgcctggcggaacaggtccgttttacaggccctacggaaactctgcatgtcccgcagggccctgatctcacctgggagcctgttccaccaggtaggggccagggccgtaaaagccctggcccttgtggaggccagggatcaccagaaggtccgcctctgAGGAGCGgcggggcctagcagggcgatatagggagagacggtcccgtagatatgctggtccaaggccacaaaTAGCTTTAAAAGTCAGCGGCAGTGGTAATGGTAATATAATGGTAATGGTAATATAATGGTAATATAATGCTAATGGTAATATAATGGTAATGGTAATATAATGATAATGGTAATGGTAATATAAGCATTTGGTGTGAATGGTAGAGGGTCGAAAAGCCAAAGTTTTGCTGTCTTTAAATGTTTGTGGAACTCAAAGCTTTGTTCTGTCATTACTGGGGACGAAGCGTGAGTTACCTACCTATGAGTGGACATAGTGCTGAAGGATTATGACTTGGAGGGGGCTGTTGGGCCTCTGTGCTTCTCAGTGCTGGTGGGAGCCGGAAGATTTGCCTCCTGGATCTTCAGCCCAAGGCAAATGGTAGATCCGGTTTGGTCTTTGTCTGCAGGTGCGAGTTCTTAAGGAGAAGATTGAGGCCGAGAAGGGCAAGGATGCTTTCCCAGTGTCGGGCCAGAAGCTCATCTACGCTGGCAAGATCCTGAGCGACGATGTCCCCATCAAGGAGTACAAGATTGATGAGAAGAACTTCGTGGTGGTGATGGTCACCAAGGTATGGCTGGGCACTTCTCTTCATAACAAAGCTGCTTGGAGGCAGGAAGGTGGCCGTGCTGAGCTGTCTCCCCTTGCCGTGTCCAGAGGacttcctaggagcagcagtggtgtagtgcattctaatctggaggaaccggtgcattctaatctggagcaggtgcattctaatctggaggaaccaggtttgattccccgctctgccgcctgagctgtggaggcttatctggggaattcagattagcctgtgcactcccacacacggcagctgggtgaccttgggctagtcacagcttttcggagctctctcaaccccacccacctcacagggtgtttgttgtgaggggagaagggcaagaggattgtaagcccctttgagtctcctacaggagagaaaggggggatataaatccaaactcctctactTCTTCTAGCAGCTGGAGGTGTAACATTTTCAGACGTTCTAAAGCCATGTTTTTTCTGTCCGGGAAAAACATGGAGATGGGAGGATGGAAATATATACAACACTTAGCTGCCTCAATAAATTTGTGTTACTGCTATAGTAATGTACAGGGTGTGTTGGTTAAGTAACCAGGGCACACAGTTGTACAATTTTCAATTgatgaaatttaaaaatgtagttgccttagttttctacaagcacCCTGGTATTAACAAGACAGCTGCAAAACTGTCCCTCCTGTTCCCACATATGACTTTGTTATTTGCCACGGgacaggaaagggaggggaagggggaagtggaAAACACAGCTTTGCAGTAAAAAAAGAGGAAGTAAGTTACAGAGACAGTCTCATGCATTCCCAATAGTGCCCGTTATATATTTGGATACcaagttagaatcatagagttggaagagaccacaagggccatcaagtccaaccccctgcaatgcaggaacacacgatcaaatcactcctgaaagatggccatccagcctctctttaaaaacctccaagggagGAGACtctccgaggtggtgcattccactgttgtgcattccttactgtcaggaagtttttcctgatgttttggtggaatcccttttccttcaccttgaaccc of Sphaerodactylus townsendi isolate TG3544 linkage group LG03, MPM_Stown_v2.3, whole genome shotgun sequence contains these proteins:
- the LOC125427956 gene encoding UV excision repair protein RAD23 homolog A-like — its product is MAVTVTLKTLQQQTFKIRMEPEETVRVLKEKIEAEKGKDAFPVSGQKLIYAGKILSDDVPIKEYKIDEKNFVVVMVTKVWLGTSLHNKAAWRQEGGRAELSPLAVSRGLPRSSSGVVHSNLEEPVHSNLEQVHSNLEEPG